A stretch of DNA from Coccidioides posadasii str. Silveira chromosome 1, complete sequence:
AGTGCCGTTTAACTCATCAATCCAAGTCGAAGAACATACGGAGTTGCCGCTCGACATTGTCCAAACGCCGTATTTCGCTGGTGAACGTCCTTTGGAAAGCTGTAGTGTCGGCGTTAAGCTATGGAAGGCATCAACTTGTAAGCAACGTAATTAGCTCATACATCGCTGAGAGGAGCACTCACATCTCTGAACTGAACCAATCCTACTTCGCCGAGAGCACTGACGACCTCTCTCCCGATTTCATTCGCAATGTACAGTTGGGTCAGGCTCATATCCGCAGAGCGGAGGAGCGTATCTTGAGGGGGACCCATCCTCGCTAGAAGACGTCACCAGCTCAACGGCAGGGCATAGGAGAACGTGAAAGGGGTGAAAACAAAGCAAGGTAACAAGAGAATAAAGACAAGTGTAGCTAGGGTATTATACGGCGATAATCCCTTTGCTGTTGCTGAGGGACGATGTCCGTGATGCTCATACGGAATGCTGGCGGGTATCTCGATGCTTCGTCGACTTCGGTGGTCGTTGGACTGGTCACGTGAAACCAAAGGCGCAGATGGATCCATAAGCACGGGCTTGAGAAGCTTCTGCAACTTCAAACAGCGTGCGGTCAAGGAAACCAAAATTTGAGATTGCCATTAATGAATGATTGGGAACCTTACAGACACCCAGATTTCAAGGGTCATAGTATTTGCATACAAAGTCTGTTCGGAAGCCCCTGAGCACACATCTTGTTGCTTTTTACATGAGAACCCGTTGGCAGCACTTTCAGATCGTCCGTTTGACACGCCTCGAGATATGATGTTACCAGGAGAGACCAACTTAGGTCCAAATAGGATGTGATCCCAATTTATTGTGAATGAAAACTCACCACTATTTGTATGAAATGTTTTATAATTGATCACTGGTGGTGATCCCCCGGTTCATAATCTCTTTCATATATCTAATGCCCCATTTTCAGCATCACTGAGAAGGAATCTAGTCATTTAACCTGCTCCCAGAGAAACCACTCAGCAGATTTTTGTATCAGTCAAAGATTGTGCTATGAGTGAGACTCTTTTCATACCTTCACTCATAGATGATGCTACCATGCTCTAATATTCCGCCGGGAGCGGTATTATCGAGAGCTCGGGTTCGCTTCAGAGTGAGATGCGGAACCGCGGGGCTTCCTGTATACACCCTGCATCCTGGTCTCACTAGTTACTCATATTTAGTTCCGCCCACCATATTATAGTCGCTCCTCTCACTCATACATCCATAGTCAATGCCTATCACTTCAATCCCCCGAGGAAGTATTCAAGTCACAGCGATATCCCATCTTCTCTCAAACAAAGTACATACATAGTTACATACAGGGTACATCCAAAACAATGTCTGTCCTCAGCGTCTCCCTCTCCTCTACCCACTCCTTCTCTAAACCCCCAGTTCCCTCCATCACCCTTCTCCCCAACCTCGGTGTCCAGGGCGACGTCCACGCCGGCACCACCGTGCAACACCTCTCCCGAAAACACATCCAGCCCCCTCCACTCAACCTCCGCCAAGTTCACCTCATCCACGCGGAAGTCCTCTCCCAAGCTACTGCTTCCACGGACATCCCGCTCAAGCCGGGGCAACTAGGAGAAAACATCACCACCACGGGAATAAACCTGTTGTCCCTCGGTAAGGGGACAAAGCTCCGTTTCGTGCGCGAAGAGAAACCGGATGACCATGATGATGCCCCTGTGGTGATGGTGACTGGGCTGCGCAACCCATGTCCGCAAATTGATAAGTTTCAGGCGGGCCTGAAGGAGAAGTTCGTGGTGCGCGATGCGCAGCGGAAGATTGTTCAGCGCAAAGCGGGGATTATGGGGGTCGTGGAAGTCGGTGGTGAGGTGAAACCGGGTATGAGAATTGTGGTGGAGAAGCCTGCGGTTCATGAACCGTTGGAGTGTGTTTGAGTGGTGATGTGAATAATATCGATGTTTGAAGCGCATATAGGCAGTTGCGAAACGAGATACCCGGGGGACATTTTTCAGTTATCTACTGATGACCTGGTACCAGTACGTATAGAAGGTGGATCAATACATAATCCTGATGCCTCCAGCGTACC
This window harbors:
- a CDS encoding uncharacterized protein (EggNog:ENOG410PPWU~COG:S~BUSCO:14191at33183), giving the protein MSVLSVSLSSTHSFSKPPVPSITLLPNLGVQGDVHAGTTVQHLSRKHIQPPPLNLRQVHLIHAEVLSQATASTDIPLKPGQLGENITTTGINLLSLGKGTKLRFVREEKPDDHDDAPVVMVTGLRNPCPQIDKFQAGLKEKFVVRDAQRKIVQRKAGIMGVVEVGGEVKPGMRIVVEKPAVHEPLECV